Proteins encoded by one window of bacterium:
- the eno gene encoding phosphopyruvate hydratase, translated as MTTIVQVIGREVLDSRGNPTVEADIFLSGGAFGRAAVPSGASTGKREAVELRDGRPGYYLGRGVTQAVAHVNKTLGPALIGMDASDQRTLDIYLRELDGTRNKSRVGANAILAVSMAAAKAAAAAHGLPLYRYLGGAGAATLPVPMMNILNGGAHSDNSVDFQEFMVMPVGARSFPDGLRMGVEIFHHLKGVLKKRGYSTSVGDEGGFAPDLRSNDEALETILEACESAGYAAGRDVVIALDPASSELYEKGKYVFRWSDGSRKSPDQMVKFYESWVRQYPIVSIEDGCAEDDWEGWEALTQALGKKVQLVGDDLFVTNTEILSRGIARKVANSILIKVNQIGTLTETLEAVAMAHRAGYTAVISHRSGETEDTTIADLAVATNAGQIKTGSASRTDRLAKYNQLLRICENLGASAVYPGWEAFFNLPDASRSAARGAKSAARRAPARKSAAKKAVKKKAVKKKAAKKKSAPRRKK; from the coding sequence CCGGAAAGCGCGAGGCGGTCGAGCTGCGTGACGGCCGGCCGGGCTACTACCTCGGCAGGGGGGTCACCCAGGCCGTCGCCCATGTGAACAAGACCCTCGGACCCGCCCTGATCGGCATGGACGCCTCCGATCAGCGCACCCTGGACATCTATCTGCGCGAGCTCGACGGCACGCGGAACAAATCGCGCGTCGGGGCGAACGCGATTCTCGCCGTTTCGATGGCGGCGGCAAAGGCGGCCGCTGCCGCTCACGGCCTTCCGCTCTACCGCTACCTGGGCGGCGCGGGGGCCGCGACCCTTCCCGTTCCGATGATGAACATCCTCAACGGCGGCGCCCACTCGGACAACAGCGTGGACTTCCAGGAATTCATGGTGATGCCGGTGGGGGCGCGGAGCTTTCCCGACGGGCTCCGGATGGGGGTGGAGATCTTCCATCACCTGAAAGGGGTTTTGAAGAAGCGCGGCTACAGCACCTCTGTCGGCGATGAGGGCGGTTTTGCGCCCGACCTCAGGAGCAACGACGAGGCGCTCGAAACCATTCTCGAGGCCTGCGAGAGCGCCGGTTATGCGGCGGGCCGCGATGTGGTGATTGCCCTCGATCCGGCTTCCAGCGAGCTCTATGAGAAGGGGAAGTATGTCTTCCGCTGGTCCGACGGTAGCCGCAAGAGCCCGGATCAGATGGTGAAGTTCTACGAGAGCTGGGTGCGCCAGTATCCGATCGTATCCATCGAGGACGGCTGCGCCGAGGACGACTGGGAGGGCTGGGAGGCGCTGACCCAGGCGCTCGGGAAGAAGGTGCAGCTCGTCGGGGACGATCTCTTCGTGACGAACACCGAGATTCTCTCGCGGGGCATCGCCCGGAAGGTGGCCAATAGCATTTTGATCAAGGTGAACCAGATCGGCACACTGACCGAGACGCTCGAGGCGGTCGCGATGGCGCACCGGGCGGGCTACACGGCGGTCATCTCCCACCGCTCCGGCGAAACCGAGGACACCACCATCGCGGACCTCGCCGTGGCGACCAATGCGGGACAGATCAAGACCGGCTCGGCGAGCCGGACGGATCGGCTGGCCAAGTACAACCAGCTGCTCCGCATCTGCGAGAACTTGGGGGCCTCGGCCGTCTATCCGGGGTGGGAGGCGTTCTTCAACCTCCCGGATGCGTCGAGGTCGGCCGCGCGCGGGGCGAAGTCAGCGGCCCGGCGCGCTCCCGCCAGGAAGAGTGCCGCGAAAAAAGCCGTCAAGAAAAAAGCCGTTAAGAAGAAAGCCGCGAAAAAGAAGTCTGCCCCCCGCCGCAAGAAATAG